TGGGCCCTGGAAGAATATGGTTTTCGCAGCATCATCGCGCCGAGCTATGCCGACATTTTCTTCAACAACAGCTTCAAGAACGGTTTGTTGCCGATCATCTTGACCGATGAAGAAGTGGATGAGTTGTTCAAGCAAGTGGGAGCCGAAGAAGGCTACCAGTTGACCGTCGACCTGGCCGCGCAAACCGTGACTCGCCCGGATGGCAAGGTGTATCACTTTGAAGTGGACGCTTTCCGTAAGCACTGCCTGATCAACGGTCTGGACGACATTGGCCTGACCTTGCAGGACGGCGATGCAATTGCCGCGTTTGAGGCCAAGCACCGGGCGAGCCAGCCTTGGTTGTTTCGCGACGCGTAATTTTGGGTAGATCGGACTGGCCCCATCGCGGGCAAGCCCGGCTCCCACATTGATCGGTGTTCTCCTGAACGAC
The Pseudomonas poae DNA segment above includes these coding regions:
- the leuD gene encoding 3-isopropylmalate dehydratase small subunit, whose product is MRAFTQHTGLVAPLDRANVDTDQIIPKQFLKSIKRTGFGPNLFDEWRYLDVGYAYQDNSKRPLNKDFVLNAERYQGASVLLARENFGCGSSREHAPWALEEYGFRSIIAPSYADIFFNNSFKNGLLPIILTDEEVDELFKQVGAEEGYQLTVDLAAQTVTRPDGKVYHFEVDAFRKHCLINGLDDIGLTLQDGDAIAAFEAKHRASQPWLFRDA